One segment of Streptosporangium brasiliense DNA contains the following:
- a CDS encoding alpha,alpha-trehalose-phosphate synthase (UDP-forming), with product MNAILVASNRGPVSFTLSEDGSLSMRRGGGGLVSGLAEVAKGLNMLWVCAALSDGDRSAARLAPGGRLDHAGYDTGAVRMLDIPPTIFHRAYNAVANSTLWFVNHLLYDTPNRPHFDARFRREWESYQAYNEAFATALAEEAAHGARVMVQDYHLTLVPAMLRGERPDLRVAHFSHTPWAPPEYFNLLPDGVGIELLEGILGADHAGFLTARWAGAFMDCCETVLGAEVDRAARTVTHGGRTTRIGVHGLGVDGETLWARAREPDVESHMAALREQVGDRKLIVRIDRTELSKNIVRGLTAYREFLAAHPEWHGRVVHLAFAYPSRHDLPEYREYTAAVQRCAQEIEDEYATEDWAPVILNVHDDYPRSLAAYRLADVLLVNPIRDGMNLVAKEGPVLSPRSALVLSREAGAAAELGEHALLVNPYDVSATAAALHEGLVMPEDERARRGALLAAAATALPPHRWFSDQLAALK from the coding sequence ATGAACGCGATCCTGGTGGCTTCCAACCGCGGTCCCGTCTCGTTCACGCTCTCCGAGGACGGCTCCCTGAGCATGCGCAGGGGCGGAGGCGGCCTGGTCTCGGGGCTGGCGGAGGTCGCCAAGGGTCTCAACATGCTCTGGGTCTGCGCCGCGCTGTCCGACGGCGACCGCAGCGCGGCGCGGCTGGCGCCCGGCGGCCGGCTCGACCACGCCGGCTACGACACCGGGGCGGTGCGGATGCTCGACATCCCCCCGACGATCTTCCACCGGGCCTACAACGCGGTGGCGAACTCCACTCTCTGGTTCGTCAACCACCTCCTGTACGACACCCCCAACAGGCCGCACTTCGACGCCAGGTTCCGCCGCGAGTGGGAGTCCTACCAGGCGTACAACGAGGCGTTCGCGACGGCGCTGGCCGAGGAGGCGGCGCACGGCGCCAGGGTGATGGTCCAGGACTACCACCTGACCCTCGTCCCGGCCATGCTGCGGGGCGAGCGGCCCGACCTGCGGGTGGCCCACTTCTCACACACCCCGTGGGCGCCGCCGGAGTATTTCAACCTGCTCCCCGACGGCGTCGGGATCGAACTGCTCGAAGGCATCCTGGGCGCCGACCACGCGGGGTTCCTGACCGCGCGCTGGGCCGGGGCCTTCATGGACTGCTGCGAGACGGTGCTCGGCGCGGAGGTGGACCGCGCCGCCCGTACCGTCACCCACGGCGGCAGGACCACCCGGATCGGCGTGCACGGCCTCGGCGTGGACGGTGAGACGCTCTGGGCGCGGGCCCGCGAACCCGACGTCGAGTCGCACATGGCCGCCCTCCGCGAGCAGGTCGGCGACCGCAAGCTGATCGTGCGGATCGACCGGACCGAGCTGTCCAAGAACATTGTCCGGGGGCTGACCGCCTACCGGGAGTTCCTGGCGGCCCACCCCGAGTGGCACGGCAGGGTCGTGCACCTCGCCTTCGCCTACCCCTCCCGGCACGATCTTCCCGAATACCGCGAATACACCGCGGCGGTGCAGCGCTGCGCCCAGGAGATCGAGGACGAGTACGCCACCGAGGACTGGGCCCCGGTGATCCTCAACGTGCACGACGACTACCCGCGCTCGCTGGCCGCCTACCGGCTGGCCGACGTGCTGCTGGTCAACCCGATCCGCGACGGCATGAACCTGGTGGCCAAGGAGGGCCCCGTCCTGTCGCCGCGCAGCGCGCTGGTCCTGTCCCGCGAGGCCGGCGCCGCCGCCGAGCTGGGCGAGCACGCTCTCCTGGTCAACCCCTACGACGTCTCGGCCACGGCCGCCGCCCTCCATGAGGGCCTGGTCATGCCCGAGGACGAGCGCGCCCGCCGGGGCGCCCTCCTGGCCGCCGCCGCCACCGCGCTCCCCCCGCACCGCTGGTTCTCCGACCAGCTCGCCGCCCTCAAATGA
- a CDS encoding MoaD/ThiS family protein, with product MSVSVRIPTILRTYTGGSAEVTAEGETLREVLQKLDADHPGIGARILDETGKIRRFVNVYVGDEDVRFADNLDTATPSGVQISIIPAVAGG from the coding sequence ATGAGCGTTTCTGTGCGGATTCCGACGATTCTCCGGACCTACACCGGCGGCTCGGCCGAGGTGACCGCGGAGGGGGAGACCCTCCGGGAGGTTCTGCAGAAGCTCGATGCGGACCACCCCGGAATCGGCGCCCGCATTCTCGATGAAACGGGCAAGATTCGGCGTTTTGTCAACGTCTATGTCGGGGATGAGGACGTCCGTTTCGCCGACAACCTCGACACGGCCACGCCGTCCGGCGTCCAGATCTCCATCATTCCGGCGGTCGCGGGGGGCTGA
- the thrC gene encoding threonine synthase: MALASTETTTSLDFGPAAALSCRECGARYDLGPSFACIECFGPLEIAYDFGRVTREQIAEGPTNIWRYRSLLPVPADVAAKPNMAPGWTKLVKADNLARELGIRSLHVKDDSGNPTHSFKDRVVAIAVEAARNFGFHTLSCSSTGNLAGAVTAAAARAGLDACVFIPADLEQAKIVMASVYGGRLVGIEGTYDDVNRFCSELIGDELGDKWGFVNVNLRPYYAEGSKTLAYEIAEQLGWRIPDQIVIPVASGSQLTKIDKAFKELIALGLVEDRPYKIFAAQAEGCSPVSAAYKAGHDVIRPVKPDTIAKSLAIGNPADGPYVLDIARRTGGAVEDVTDAEIVDAIRLLARTEGIFAETAGGVTVGVLRKLVASGRLDPEGETVVLNTGDGLKTLDAVADQARPTAVIRPSLDAFRTAIA, from the coding sequence ATGGCGCTCGCAAGCACTGAAACCACCACCTCGCTCGACTTCGGCCCCGCCGCGGCCCTGTCCTGCCGCGAATGCGGCGCCCGCTACGACCTCGGTCCCAGCTTCGCCTGTATCGAGTGTTTCGGGCCCCTTGAGATCGCCTACGACTTCGGGCGCGTGACCCGGGAGCAGATCGCCGAGGGGCCGACGAACATCTGGCGCTACCGCTCGCTGCTGCCCGTCCCCGCGGACGTGGCCGCCAAGCCCAACATGGCGCCCGGCTGGACCAAGCTCGTCAAGGCCGACAACCTCGCCCGTGAGCTGGGCATCCGTTCGTTGCACGTGAAGGACGACTCCGGCAACCCCACCCACTCCTTCAAGGACCGCGTGGTGGCCATCGCGGTCGAGGCGGCCCGCAACTTCGGCTTCCACACCCTGTCCTGCTCCTCCACCGGCAACCTGGCCGGCGCGGTGACCGCGGCCGCCGCCCGGGCCGGGCTGGACGCCTGCGTGTTCATCCCCGCGGACCTGGAGCAGGCCAAGATCGTCATGGCGTCGGTCTACGGCGGCAGGCTCGTCGGCATCGAGGGCACCTACGACGACGTCAACCGCTTCTGCTCGGAGCTCATCGGTGACGAGCTGGGCGACAAGTGGGGCTTCGTCAACGTCAACCTCCGGCCTTACTACGCCGAGGGCTCCAAGACGCTGGCCTACGAGATCGCCGAGCAGCTCGGCTGGCGGATCCCCGACCAGATCGTCATCCCGGTCGCGTCCGGCTCCCAGCTCACGAAGATCGACAAGGCGTTCAAGGAGCTGATCGCGCTCGGTCTCGTCGAGGACCGGCCATACAAGATCTTCGCCGCCCAGGCCGAGGGCTGCTCCCCGGTCTCCGCCGCCTACAAGGCGGGCCACGACGTGATCCGCCCGGTCAAGCCGGACACCATCGCCAAGTCGCTGGCGATCGGGAACCCCGCCGACGGCCCCTACGTGCTGGACATCGCCCGGCGCACCGGCGGCGCGGTGGAGGACGTCACCGACGCCGAGATCGTCGACGCGATCCGGCTGCTGGCCAGGACCGAGGGGATCTTCGCCGAGACCGCGGGCGGCGTCACCGTCGGCGTGCTGCGCAAGCTGGTCGCCTCCGGGCGGCTCGACCCCGAGGGCGAGACCGTGGTCCTCAACACCGGCGACGGCCTCAAGACCCTCGACGCGGTGGCGGACCAGGCGCGTCCCACCGCGGTCATCCGGCCGTCTCTTGACGCATTCCGTACGGCTATCGCCTAG
- a CDS encoding GNAT family N-acetyltransferase: protein MGINVRYGELDDVDALLSFWLGAAEGTDRHDDPAKVVALIERDPEAVLIAEVDGEMAGTLIAGWDGWRAHLYRLAVAPGRRRQGIGTALIRAAEQRFAQFAAFRADAMVLHDNVLAHHAWGAAGYAPQPQWSRWVKALS, encoded by the coding sequence ATGGGAATCAATGTCCGATATGGGGAGCTCGACGACGTCGACGCGCTGCTGTCCTTCTGGCTCGGAGCCGCCGAGGGGACCGACCGGCACGACGACCCGGCCAAGGTGGTCGCGCTCATCGAGCGCGACCCCGAGGCCGTTCTCATCGCGGAGGTCGACGGGGAGATGGCCGGCACCCTGATCGCGGGCTGGGACGGCTGGCGCGCCCACCTCTACCGGCTGGCGGTGGCCCCCGGCCGCCGCCGCCAGGGGATCGGGACCGCCCTGATCCGGGCCGCGGAGCAGCGTTTCGCGCAATTCGCCGCTTTCCGCGCCGACGCCATGGTCCTGCACGACAATGTCCTGGCCCATCACGCCTGGGGCGCCGCCGGTTATGCTCCCCAGCCGCAGTGGTCGCGCTGGGTCAAGGCCCTGAGTTAG
- a CDS encoding S1 family peptidase, with product MSHRRPLAAGCVLALAALALTAAPAVARHRTADSPVVPTAWNPPPGMIEALERDLGLSREQVHARLANEARLAPVEEDLRHRLGPHFGGSWFVGTTAQVLVVATTDPADIPQIIAGGARPEVVGTSMTKLVSTKKKIDEVLLGRPKGGTVSYIDVKTNKVVVLSKETSETEVIMKSIDMDGAVVSVLPSGEDPRPFYDLVGGDPYYIGTVHRCSIGFSVTRGAQKGFVSAGHCGKVDETTTGFNRAAQGVFRGSTFPGSDFSWVAVNANWTPKPLVNNGSGGTVRVRGSRVAIEGASVCRAGSTTDWHCGTVLQRDASVAYPQGSIYELTRTNVCAEPGDSGGSFVSQDQAQGVTSGGSGNCTTGGVTYFQPLGEILTTYGLTLVTDGGSPPAAAACKGYPKNVTGRLSAGQGAYQPDNRYYRASVTGLHSGCLDAADGVDFDLYLQKWGALGWLTVALSEGPGPDEKIDYTGTPGYYRYRVYASRGSGPYALGFRAP from the coding sequence ATGTCCCACAGACGTCCCCTTGCGGCGGGGTGTGTCCTGGCGCTCGCCGCACTTGCCCTGACGGCCGCCCCAGCCGTCGCCAGGCACCGGACGGCGGACAGCCCGGTGGTCCCGACCGCCTGGAACCCGCCGCCGGGCATGATCGAGGCGCTTGAGCGCGATCTCGGTCTCAGCCGGGAACAGGTCCACGCCCGCCTGGCCAACGAGGCCCGCCTGGCGCCGGTCGAGGAGGACCTCCGCCACCGGCTGGGCCCGCACTTCGGCGGCTCCTGGTTCGTCGGGACCACCGCGCAGGTCCTCGTGGTGGCCACCACCGACCCCGCCGACATCCCCCAGATCATCGCCGGCGGCGCCCGGCCCGAGGTCGTCGGCACGTCGATGACGAAGCTCGTGTCGACCAAGAAGAAGATCGACGAGGTTCTGCTCGGCCGCCCGAAGGGCGGGACGGTGAGCTACATCGACGTGAAGACCAACAAGGTCGTCGTCCTGTCCAAGGAGACCTCGGAGACCGAGGTCATCATGAAGAGCATCGACATGGACGGGGCCGTGGTGAGCGTGCTGCCCTCCGGCGAGGACCCCCGGCCCTTCTACGACCTGGTGGGCGGCGACCCCTACTACATCGGCACCGTGCACCGCTGCTCGATCGGCTTCTCCGTGACCCGCGGAGCCCAGAAGGGCTTCGTCAGCGCCGGCCACTGCGGCAAGGTGGACGAGACCACCACCGGTTTCAACCGGGCGGCCCAGGGCGTCTTCCGGGGGTCGACCTTCCCGGGCAGCGACTTCTCCTGGGTTGCCGTGAACGCCAACTGGACGCCCAAGCCGCTGGTGAACAACGGCAGCGGCGGCACCGTGCGCGTCAGAGGCTCCAGGGTGGCCATCGAGGGCGCCTCGGTCTGCCGGGCCGGCTCCACCACCGACTGGCACTGCGGCACGGTCCTGCAGCGCGACGCCAGCGTCGCCTACCCCCAGGGGAGCATCTACGAGCTGACCCGCACCAACGTGTGCGCCGAGCCAGGCGACTCCGGGGGCTCCTTCGTCTCCCAGGACCAGGCCCAGGGGGTCACCTCCGGCGGCTCCGGCAACTGCACCACGGGCGGCGTCACCTACTTCCAGCCGCTCGGCGAGATCCTCACGACCTACGGCCTCACCCTGGTGACCGACGGCGGCAGTCCGCCGGCCGCCGCGGCCTGCAAGGGTTACCCGAAGAACGTCACCGGCAGGCTGAGCGCCGGTCAGGGCGCCTACCAGCCCGACAACCGCTACTACCGGGCGAGCGTCACGGGCCTCCACTCCGGCTGCCTGGACGCCGCCGACGGCGTCGACTTCGACCTCTATCTCCAGAAATGGGGCGCCCTCGGCTGGCTCACGGTCGCCCTCTCGGAGGGGCCGGGCCCCGACGAGAAGATCGATTACACCGGCACGCCGGGTTACTACCGCTATCGCGTGTACGCCTCACGCGGCTCCGGCCCCTACGCCCTGGGCTTCAGGGCGCCGTGA
- the otsB gene encoding trehalose-phosphatase, which yields MTVDTPDGLRAIIDDPAGAVIGLDFDGTLSPIVSDPAAARIHPDGPATLARLGGLVGAVAVVTGRPAATAVEYGSLAGVPGLVVLGHYGLERWEAGTLTAPPPHPGLARVRAELPSLVSRFDGAVIEDKERAVAVHTRRTAGPQAVLDALREPVAKLAAEAGLTVEPGKFVLELRPPGTDKGMALSAFLRERGARSVLFAGDDLGDLAAFAAVRASGLPGVTVFSGSAELAVEADIVVDGPDGVMELLGSISDAIES from the coding sequence ATGACCGTGGACACTCCCGACGGACTGCGGGCGATCATCGACGACCCCGCGGGGGCGGTGATCGGGCTCGACTTCGACGGCACGCTCTCCCCGATCGTGTCCGACCCGGCGGCGGCCAGGATCCACCCGGACGGCCCCGCGACGCTGGCCAGGCTCGGTGGGCTGGTCGGCGCCGTGGCGGTCGTCACCGGCCGCCCGGCCGCCACGGCCGTCGAGTACGGCTCCCTGGCCGGGGTGCCGGGGCTGGTGGTGCTGGGCCACTACGGCCTCGAACGCTGGGAGGCGGGCACGCTCACCGCGCCGCCTCCCCACCCCGGCCTGGCGCGGGTCCGGGCGGAGCTGCCCTCGCTGGTCTCGCGCTTCGATGGGGCCGTGATCGAGGACAAGGAGCGGGCGGTGGCCGTGCACACCCGGCGGACCGCCGGGCCGCAGGCCGTGCTCGACGCGCTGCGCGAGCCGGTCGCCAAGCTGGCGGCCGAGGCGGGGCTGACAGTGGAACCGGGCAAGTTCGTGCTGGAGCTGCGGCCGCCCGGGACGGACAAGGGGATGGCGCTGAGCGCCTTCCTGCGGGAGCGGGGGGCGCGCTCGGTGCTGTTCGCCGGCGACGACCTGGGAGACCTGGCGGCCTTCGCGGCCGTGCGGGCCTCAGGGCTGCCGGGGGTGACGGTGTTCAGCGGCTCGGCCGAGCTGGCCGTGGAGGCCGACATCGTGGTGGACGGGCCCGACGGGGTGATGGAACTGCTCGGCTCGATCTCCGATGCCATTGAGAGTTAA
- the groL gene encoding chaperonin GroEL (60 kDa chaperone family; promotes refolding of misfolded polypeptides especially under stressful conditions; forms two stacked rings of heptamers to form a barrel-shaped 14mer; ends can be capped by GroES; misfolded proteins enter the barrel where they are refolded when GroES binds), with the protein MAAKMIAFDEDARRGLERGMNQLADAVKVTLGPKGRNVVLEKKWGAPTITNDGVSIAKEIELEDPWEKIGAELVKEVAKKTDDVAGDGTTTATVLAQALVREGLRNVAAGANPMSLKKGIEAAVERVSEELSKLAKDVETKAQIASTASISAGDPQIGEMIAEAMDKVGKEGVITVEESNTFGLELELTEGMRFDKGYISPYFVTDPERMEAVLDDPYILVVNSKVSANKDLLPVLDKVVQAGKPLLIIAEDIEGEALATLVVNKIRGLFRSVAVKAPGFGDRRKAMLGDIGILTGAQVISEDLGLKLESTTLDQLGRARQVIVTKDETTIVDGAGDAEQIAGRVNQIRAEIDNTDSDYDREKLQERLAKLAGGVAVIKAGAATEVELKERKHRIEDAVRNAKAAVEEGIVPGGGVALLQAGAKAFDKLELLGDEATGAAIVRKALEEPLKQIAVNAGLEGGVVVEKVRNLTPGEGLNAASGEYVNMFESGIIDPAKVTRSALQNAASIAALFLTTEAVIAEKPEKAGAAPAMPGGGDMDF; encoded by the coding sequence ATGGCAGCCAAGATGATCGCGTTTGACGAGGACGCCCGGCGCGGTCTCGAGCGCGGTATGAACCAGCTCGCGGACGCCGTCAAGGTGACCCTCGGCCCCAAGGGCCGTAACGTCGTCCTGGAGAAGAAGTGGGGCGCCCCCACCATCACCAACGACGGTGTCTCCATCGCCAAGGAGATCGAGCTCGAGGACCCGTGGGAGAAGATCGGGGCCGAGCTCGTCAAGGAAGTCGCCAAGAAGACCGACGACGTCGCGGGTGACGGCACCACCACCGCCACCGTGCTCGCCCAGGCCCTGGTACGCGAGGGTCTGCGCAACGTCGCCGCCGGCGCCAACCCGATGTCGCTGAAGAAGGGCATCGAGGCCGCCGTCGAGCGCGTCAGCGAGGAGCTCTCCAAGCTGGCCAAGGACGTGGAGACGAAGGCGCAGATCGCCTCCACCGCCTCCATCTCCGCGGGCGACCCGCAGATCGGCGAGATGATCGCCGAGGCGATGGACAAGGTCGGCAAGGAAGGCGTCATCACCGTCGAGGAGAGCAACACCTTCGGCCTGGAGCTTGAGCTCACCGAGGGCATGCGCTTCGACAAGGGCTACATCTCGCCTTACTTCGTGACCGACCCGGAGCGTATGGAGGCCGTCCTCGACGACCCCTACATCCTCGTCGTCAACTCCAAGGTCTCCGCCAACAAGGACCTGCTCCCGGTCCTCGACAAGGTCGTGCAGGCCGGCAAGCCGCTGCTGATCATCGCCGAGGACATCGAGGGCGAGGCCCTGGCCACCCTGGTCGTCAACAAGATCCGTGGCCTGTTCCGCTCGGTCGCGGTCAAGGCTCCCGGCTTCGGTGACCGCCGCAAGGCCATGCTGGGCGACATCGGCATCCTGACCGGCGCGCAGGTCATCAGCGAGGACCTGGGCCTGAAGCTGGAGTCGACCACGCTCGACCAGCTCGGCCGCGCCCGCCAGGTCATCGTCACCAAGGACGAGACCACCATCGTCGACGGTGCCGGCGACGCCGAGCAGATCGCCGGCCGGGTCAACCAGATCCGCGCCGAGATCGACAACACCGACTCCGACTACGACCGCGAGAAGCTCCAGGAGCGCCTCGCCAAGCTGGCCGGCGGCGTGGCCGTCATCAAGGCCGGCGCGGCGACCGAGGTCGAGCTCAAGGAGCGCAAGCACCGCATCGAGGACGCGGTGCGCAACGCCAAGGCGGCCGTCGAGGAGGGCATCGTCCCCGGCGGTGGCGTGGCGCTGCTGCAGGCCGGCGCCAAGGCCTTCGACAAGCTGGAGCTGCTGGGCGACGAGGCCACCGGTGCCGCGATCGTCCGCAAGGCTCTGGAGGAGCCGCTGAAGCAGATCGCCGTCAACGCCGGCCTCGAGGGCGGCGTCGTGGTGGAGAAGGTGCGCAACCTCACCCCGGGTGAGGGCCTGAACGCCGCCTCCGGCGAGTACGTCAACATGTTCGAGTCGGGCATCATCGACCCGGCCAAGGTGACGCGTTCGGCCCTGCAGAACGCGGCGTCCATCGCGGCGCTGTTCCTGACCACCGAGGCCGTCATCGCCGAGAAGCCCGAGAAGGCCGGTGCCGCTCCCGCCATGCCCGGCGGCGGCGACATGGACTTCTAA
- a CDS encoding cold-shock protein has translation MAQGTVKWFNADKGYGFIAVDGGKDVFVHYSAIMMDGYRALEQGQRVEFEITQGQKGPQAESVRAV, from the coding sequence GTGGCGCAAGGCACCGTCAAATGGTTCAACGCGGACAAGGGCTACGGCTTCATCGCGGTAGACGGTGGTAAGGATGTGTTCGTCCATTACTCCGCGATCATGATGGATGGCTATCGTGCGCTCGAGCAGGGCCAGCGGGTCGAGTTCGAGATCACTCAAGGCCAGAAGGGCCCCCAGGCGGAATCCGTCCGGGCGGTCTGA
- a CDS encoding MFS transporter — protein MTTIAPVQLTRDRATWLVYLQLGVFATYLYGLSAALPMLRIDQGVSQAVAGLHGTAMAVGSILTGLALPWLTRRIGRRAVTWTGLAGMNAGVLLVVAGTALPVTLLGYGIASGMASITLYAGMAALSDHHGPAGAAAISEANAVGVCVGIAAPFVVASAAQTALGWRAALLMTPVLTVLLALTMGRVWIPERAGAEVRPGPEGGARLGWRFHVAGAVLFCCVALEFCFNLWAAKLFADRTGLSAAVAATGLTAFTAGLAAGRFAGARLALWVRPPVLLVGALALTATGWTLFWLSRDPVLSYTGLALSGLGVSLHFPLALSRVLDASGGRPDQATAIASILAGLAVGIGPLLLGALADGFGIRWAFVMVPVLVGLAVGGVLVSSS, from the coding sequence TTGACCACGATCGCGCCCGTCCAGCTGACCCGTGATCGCGCGACCTGGCTCGTCTACCTGCAGCTCGGCGTCTTCGCCACCTACCTGTACGGCCTCAGCGCCGCCCTCCCCATGCTCCGCATCGACCAGGGGGTGTCGCAGGCGGTCGCCGGGCTGCACGGCACCGCGATGGCGGTCGGCAGCATCCTCACCGGGCTCGCGCTGCCCTGGCTGACCAGGAGGATCGGCCGCCGGGCCGTCACCTGGACGGGCCTGGCCGGGATGAACGCCGGCGTGCTGCTGGTGGTGGCGGGCACCGCGCTGCCGGTCACCCTTCTCGGGTACGGCATCGCCAGCGGGATGGCGTCGATCACCCTCTACGCGGGCATGGCCGCACTCAGCGACCATCACGGCCCGGCGGGCGCGGCGGCGATCAGCGAGGCCAACGCCGTCGGGGTGTGCGTCGGCATCGCCGCGCCGTTCGTCGTCGCCTCCGCCGCGCAGACCGCGCTCGGCTGGCGGGCGGCGCTGCTGATGACCCCGGTCCTGACCGTGCTGCTCGCGCTGACCATGGGCCGCGTCTGGATCCCCGAGCGCGCCGGCGCCGAGGTCCGCCCCGGTCCGGAGGGCGGGGCGCGCCTCGGCTGGCGCTTCCACGTCGCGGGGGCCGTGCTGTTCTGCTGCGTCGCGCTGGAGTTCTGCTTCAACCTGTGGGCGGCGAAGCTCTTCGCCGACCGGACCGGCCTGTCGGCGGCGGTGGCGGCGACCGGGCTGACCGCGTTCACCGCCGGCCTGGCGGCCGGCCGCTTCGCCGGAGCACGGCTGGCCCTGTGGGTGCGGCCCCCGGTCCTGCTCGTCGGCGCCCTCGCGCTCACCGCCACCGGCTGGACGCTGTTCTGGCTGAGCCGCGACCCCGTGCTCTCCTACACGGGCCTGGCCCTGTCCGGGCTGGGGGTCTCGCTGCACTTCCCGCTGGCCCTGTCGCGCGTGCTGGACGCCTCCGGCGGACGGCCGGACCAGGCCACGGCCATCGCCTCCATCCTCGCCGGCCTCGCGGTCGGCATAGGCCCCCTCCTGCTCGGCGCGCTGGCCGACGGCTTCGGCATCCGGTGGGCGTTCGTGATGGTCCCCGTCCTGGTCGGGCTGGCCGTCGGCGGGGTCCTGGTCAGCTCCAGCTAG
- a CDS encoding RNA polymerase sigma factor produces the protein MALDETTEELARMAAGGDHRALGELLKRIEPDVLRHCGRILPYRQDAEEASQDTLLAVARNIGRFEGRARFTTWLHIVTANCARTTYRSLKRRSAEQSSDELPLQKPDVARVSVIAGSRLDLLDAMEALEADKPELAQALVLRDICQLDYNEVAEQLGIPLGTAKSRIHQARKYVQGALGDAYGF, from the coding sequence ATGGCGCTGGACGAGACGACCGAGGAACTGGCCCGTATGGCCGCCGGGGGTGACCACCGCGCGCTGGGTGAGCTGCTGAAGCGGATCGAACCGGACGTGCTCCGCCACTGCGGGCGCATCCTGCCCTACCGGCAGGACGCCGAGGAGGCCTCCCAGGACACGCTGCTGGCGGTGGCCCGCAACATCGGACGCTTCGAGGGGCGGGCCCGGTTCACCACCTGGCTGCACATCGTGACCGCCAACTGCGCCCGGACCACCTACCGGTCGCTGAAGCGGCGCTCGGCCGAGCAGAGCTCCGACGAGCTGCCGCTGCAGAAGCCCGATGTCGCCCGGGTGAGCGTGATCGCCGGGTCCCGGCTGGACCTGCTCGACGCGATGGAGGCGCTGGAGGCCGACAAGCCGGAGCTGGCCCAGGCGCTGGTGCTGCGCGACATCTGCCAGCTCGACTACAACGAGGTGGCCGAGCAGCTCGGCATCCCGCTCGGCACCGCCAAGTCCCGCATCCACCAGGCGCGTAAATACGTCCAGGGCGCGCTGGGCGACGCCTACGGGTTCTGA